A genome region from Halorussus pelagicus includes the following:
- a CDS encoding FmdB family zinc ribbon protein translates to MGIFRRLAERRRGDDEGEYVCTLCGETFDSRAVVVCPECRGFVERRT, encoded by the coding sequence ATGGGAATCTTTCGCCGACTCGCCGAGCGACGCCGCGGAGACGACGAGGGAGAGTACGTCTGCACGCTCTGCGGGGAGACGTTCGACTCGCGCGCGGTGGTCGTCTGCCCCGAGTGTCGCGGGTTCGTGGAGCGCCGGACGTAG
- a CDS encoding oxidoreductase, producing MSPNRGEWTTARMPEMDEQIVVVTGANSGLGYEATRAFARQGAHVVMACRSEERGETAKRQIRTEDAEGSARGSLEVAELDLADLDSVRSFADEFRAAHDELHVLCNNAGVMAIPRRETAEGFEMQFGVNHLGHFALTGHLLDALLDTPGQTRVVTQSSGVHERGDIDFRDLHHEESYDEWDAYAQSKLANVLFAYELQRRFDDADADAISAACHPGYAATNLQHRGPEMRDSTLRLWAMKAANAVLAQSAADGALPMLYAATAPEIEGGEYVGPGGLLNMRGAPEAQRSSEISYDRNRAERLWEVSEELTSVTYDLERPATAD from the coding sequence ATGTCACCGAACCGCGGCGAGTGGACGACGGCCCGAATGCCCGAGATGGACGAGCAAATCGTGGTCGTCACGGGCGCGAACAGCGGTCTCGGCTACGAAGCGACTCGCGCGTTCGCCCGACAGGGCGCGCACGTCGTCATGGCCTGCCGGAGCGAGGAGCGCGGCGAGACCGCCAAGCGCCAGATTCGAACCGAGGACGCCGAGGGGAGCGCCCGCGGGTCGCTGGAGGTGGCCGAACTCGACCTCGCGGACCTCGATTCGGTCCGGTCGTTCGCCGACGAGTTCCGGGCGGCCCACGACGAACTCCACGTCCTGTGCAACAACGCAGGCGTGATGGCGATTCCGCGACGTGAGACTGCCGAGGGCTTCGAGATGCAGTTCGGCGTCAACCACCTCGGCCACTTCGCGCTGACCGGCCACCTGCTCGATGCACTGCTCGACACGCCCGGACAGACGCGCGTCGTGACCCAGAGCAGCGGCGTCCACGAGCGCGGCGACATCGATTTCAGGGACCTCCACCACGAGGAGTCGTACGACGAGTGGGACGCTTACGCCCAGAGCAAACTGGCGAACGTGCTGTTCGCCTACGAACTCCAGCGCAGATTCGACGACGCGGACGCCGACGCCATCAGCGCGGCCTGCCACCCTGGATACGCCGCGACGAACCTCCAGCACCGCGGTCCCGAGATGCGCGACTCGACGCTCCGACTCTGGGCGATGAAGGCCGCGAACGCCGTCCTCGCCCAGTCGGCCGCGGACGGCGCGCTCCCGATGCTCTACGCCGCGACCGCGCCCGAAATCGAGGGCGGGGAGTACGTCGGTCCCGGCGGCCTGTTGAACATGCGCGGCGCGCCCGAAGCCCAGCGGTCGAGCGAAATCTCTTACGACCGAAATCGCGCCGAACGGCTCTGGGAAGTCTCCGAGGAGTTGACCAGCGTGACTTACGACCTCGAACGACCGGCGACCGCGGACTGA
- a CDS encoding SIR2 family NAD-dependent protein deacylase has translation MDRIDAAARELRDADVAAALTGAGVSAPSGVPPFRGEGGIWSEYDPDAFDVWRFRRTPGEFWTDWLDLRADLLDADTEPNAAHRALADLSAAGHLDALLTQNIDGLHGDAASGVSADANEIVELHGNVRRAACRNCGRTTAADDAHERAESGDLPPRCDVCDGALKPDAVLFGEQLPRGALASAHEHAHASDAFLVAGSSLTVEPAASLPAAAADGGATLVVVNLDETPLDERADYVFREDVTEVLPALRDALGE, from the coding sequence ATGGACAGAATCGACGCCGCCGCCCGCGAACTCCGAGACGCCGACGTCGCGGCCGCGCTGACCGGCGCGGGAGTGAGCGCGCCCTCGGGGGTCCCGCCGTTCCGCGGCGAGGGCGGAATTTGGTCGGAGTACGACCCCGATGCCTTCGACGTGTGGCGCTTCCGGCGGACCCCCGGCGAGTTCTGGACCGATTGGCTCGACCTCCGAGCGGACTTACTCGACGCCGACACCGAACCGAACGCCGCCCACCGCGCGCTCGCCGACCTCTCGGCGGCGGGCCACCTCGACGCCCTCCTCACCCAGAACATCGACGGGTTGCACGGAGACGCCGCGAGCGGCGTCTCCGCCGACGCGAACGAAATCGTGGAACTCCACGGCAACGTCCGGCGCGCGGCCTGCCGGAACTGCGGGCGGACCACCGCCGCCGATGACGCCCACGAGCGCGCCGAGTCGGGGGACCTGCCGCCGCGGTGCGACGTTTGCGACGGCGCGCTCAAGCCCGACGCGGTGTTGTTCGGCGAGCAACTGCCCCGAGGCGCGCTGGCCAGCGCCCACGAACACGCCCACGCCAGCGACGCGTTTCTGGTCGCCGGGTCGTCGCTCACGGTCGAACCCGCCGCGTCGCTCCCCGCGGCGGCCGCCGACGGCGGCGCGACCCTCGTCGTGGTCAATCTGGACGAGACGCCGCTGGACGAGCGGGCCGACTACGTCTTCCGCGAGGACGTGACCGAGGTCCTGCCCGCGCTCCGGGACGCGCTCGGCGAGTAG
- a CDS encoding O-acetylhomoserine aminocarboxypropyltransferase/cysteine synthase family protein, whose product MTDSDDADDRSIHTDSVHAGQDPDPATGSRAPPIYQTTSYVFDDADHAASLFALEEPGNIYSRLTNPTNATLEERLATLEGGEAALATSSGMAALDLATFLLASVGDNVVTASSLYGGTYTYFTHTAPRRGVDAKFVDTLDYSAYEEAIDEDTAFVHLETVGNPALVTPDIERVAAIAHDHDVPLFVDNTFATPYLCNPLDHGADLVWHSTTKWLHGSGSTVGGALIDGGTFDWDADDYPEIADENPAYHGVNFKERFGDAAFAFAARARGLRDLGNQQSPFDAWVTLQKLESMPLRVERHAENALAVAEYLEGHDDVAWVNYPGLESHETHENAEKYLDGGYGGMITFGLEGGYEAGRAVTEETDLASLLANVGDAKTLIIHPASTTHQQLTEEEQLASGTTPDLVRLSVGIEDVEDIIADLEQAIAAAQKRA is encoded by the coding sequence ATGACCGATTCCGACGACGCCGACGACCGCTCGATTCACACCGACAGCGTCCACGCGGGCCAAGACCCCGACCCGGCCACGGGGTCGCGCGCGCCGCCCATCTACCAGACCACCTCGTACGTCTTCGACGACGCCGACCACGCCGCCTCGCTGTTCGCGCTCGAAGAACCCGGAAACATCTACAGCAGGCTGACGAACCCGACGAACGCCACGCTCGAAGAGCGCCTCGCCACGCTGGAGGGCGGCGAGGCGGCCCTCGCCACGTCGAGCGGCATGGCCGCGCTCGATTTAGCCACCTTCCTGCTCGCCTCGGTCGGCGACAACGTCGTCACGGCGTCGTCGCTGTATGGCGGCACCTACACCTACTTCACGCACACCGCGCCGCGCCGGGGCGTCGATGCGAAGTTCGTGGACACGCTCGACTATTCGGCCTACGAGGAGGCCATCGACGAGGACACCGCGTTCGTCCACCTCGAAACCGTCGGCAACCCCGCGCTCGTCACGCCGGACATCGAGCGCGTCGCGGCGATTGCTCACGACCACGACGTGCCGCTGTTCGTGGACAACACCTTCGCCACGCCGTACCTCTGCAACCCCCTCGACCACGGCGCGGACCTCGTCTGGCACTCCACGACGAAGTGGCTCCACGGGAGCGGTTCGACCGTCGGCGGCGCGCTCATCGACGGCGGGACCTTCGACTGGGACGCCGACGACTACCCCGAAATCGCCGACGAGAACCCGGCCTACCACGGCGTCAACTTCAAGGAGCGGTTCGGCGACGCCGCCTTTGCCTTCGCCGCTCGCGCTCGCGGACTCCGTGACTTGGGCAACCAGCAGTCGCCGTTCGACGCGTGGGTCACGCTCCAGAAGTTGGAGTCGATGCCCCTCCGCGTCGAGCGCCACGCCGAGAACGCGCTGGCGGTCGCCGAGTATCTGGAGGGCCACGACGACGTGGCGTGGGTCAACTACCCCGGACTCGAAAGTCACGAGACCCACGAGAACGCCGAGAAGTACCTCGATGGCGGCTACGGCGGCATGATAACGTTCGGACTGGAAGGCGGTTACGAGGCCGGACGCGCCGTGACCGAGGAGACCGACCTCGCTAGTCTGCTCGCCAATGTCGGCGACGCGAAGACGCTCATCATCCACCCGGCCAGCACGACCCACCAGCAACTCACCGAGGAAGAGCAGTTGGCGAGCGGAACGACGCCGGACCTCGTTCGCCTGTCGGTCGGCATCGAGGACGTGGAGGACATTATCGCGGACTTAGAGCAGGCTATCGCGGCGGCACAGAAGCGAGCCTAA
- a CDS encoding DUF7342 family protein, whose product MTSQNTPPSSPWEGDVNEAAVEEWVEATTPFERVHEVLDVTSEPQFAKELGERAQVSEPTARDHLSTLAEIGQAETVPAEQGTKYKRSAQSVAVRRIASIHRESSKPELTDAIERLRDQIADLREEYGANDPDDLAYELDSGDEGWQDLARWRTLEENLDIAKAALSLYDFDPDDESAAGASDERVGNKTSGAFAGTESGANV is encoded by the coding sequence ATGACGAGTCAGAATACACCGCCGTCCTCGCCGTGGGAGGGCGACGTGAACGAGGCCGCAGTCGAGGAGTGGGTCGAAGCGACGACGCCGTTCGAGCGCGTCCACGAGGTGCTGGACGTGACGAGCGAACCGCAGTTCGCCAAGGAACTCGGCGAGCGCGCGCAGGTCAGCGAACCGACCGCCAGAGACCACCTCTCGACGCTCGCCGAAATCGGACAGGCGGAGACGGTCCCCGCAGAGCAGGGCACGAAGTACAAGCGGTCCGCCCAAAGTGTCGCCGTCCGGCGTATCGCGTCGATTCACCGCGAGTCCTCCAAACCGGAGTTGACCGACGCCATCGAGCGACTCCGCGACCAAATCGCCGACCTCCGCGAGGAGTACGGCGCGAACGACCCGGACGACCTCGCCTACGAACTCGACTCCGGCGACGAGGGCTGGCAGGACCTCGCCCGGTGGCGGACACTCGAAGAGAACTTGGACATAGCGAAGGCTGCGCTCTCGCTGTACGATTTCGACCCGGACGACGAGAGCGCCGCAGGTGCCAGCGACGAGCGCGTCGGAAACAAGACCAGTGGAGCGTTCGCCGGAACCGAATCGGGAGCGAACGTCTGA
- the mutL gene encoding DNA mismatch repair endonuclease MutL, giving the protein MSDRITQLDDATVRQIAAGEVVERPASVVKELVENSLDADADRIDVTVEDGGTDRIAVSDDGIGMSETDLRAAVREHTTSKIEDADDLDAGVTTLGFRGEALHTVGAVSRVTITSKPRASGGDGGRATELRMAGGEVESVGPAGRPVGTTVEVEELFYNTPARRKYLKTTTTEFSHVNTVVTRYALANPDVAVSLTHDDREVFATTGRDDLRSALLSVYGREVAESMIAVEGDSESASVSGHVSDPETTRSTREYMSTFVNGRYVSSPVVREAVLSAYGGQLSAERYPFAVLFVEVPPNEVDVNVHPRKMECRWSDESAVKNAVESAVEDALLDHGLVRSSAPRGRSAPDEASIAPECESKSNEERETQAKLVDADEREQATLDERPDTESATAKSVERTTDPDESSSGAHSDAVEAGRRDSGATTGTTSVGGETAGDTTETATGTTDTAETATTTPASSDTERTARTATDATANTADPTGTATDADRKFAAPTESGTLAGETTEDPEFDTLPRMRILGQLHDTYVVAETPDGLVLVDQHAADERVNYERLRAEFADDSTTQMLARPAELELTAGEAAVFEEYREALERLGFRAERKDERDAGSAQNDGASDGEDEPASGRTVVVRTAPTVLDETLDPALLRDALGEFVSTNPDDRGETVEAVADDLLADLACYPSITGNTSLREGSVVELLAALDDCENPYACPHGRPVIIEFGEKEIEDRFERDYPGHAGRRGEE; this is encoded by the coding sequence ATGAGCGACCGAATCACCCAGTTGGACGACGCCACCGTCCGCCAAATCGCCGCCGGGGAGGTCGTCGAACGCCCTGCCTCCGTCGTCAAGGAGTTGGTCGAGAACAGCCTCGACGCCGACGCCGACCGCATCGACGTGACCGTCGAGGACGGCGGCACCGACCGAATCGCGGTCAGCGACGACGGCATCGGCATGAGCGAGACCGACCTCCGGGCCGCGGTCCGCGAACACACTACGAGCAAAATCGAAGACGCCGACGACCTCGACGCGGGGGTGACGACCTTGGGGTTCCGGGGCGAAGCACTCCACACCGTCGGCGCGGTCTCGCGCGTGACCATTACCTCCAAGCCGCGGGCCAGCGGCGGAGACGGCGGCCGAGCGACCGAACTTCGGATGGCGGGCGGCGAGGTCGAGTCGGTCGGTCCCGCCGGTCGCCCCGTGGGGACCACGGTCGAAGTCGAGGAGTTGTTCTACAACACTCCCGCGCGCCGGAAGTACCTCAAGACGACGACCACGGAGTTTTCACACGTCAACACGGTCGTCACGCGCTACGCGCTGGCCAACCCCGACGTGGCGGTGTCACTGACCCACGATGACCGGGAGGTGTTCGCCACGACCGGTCGGGACGACCTTCGGTCGGCGCTCCTCTCAGTGTACGGCCGCGAGGTCGCCGAGTCGATGATAGCAGTCGAGGGCGACTCCGAATCCGCGTCGGTCTCGGGCCACGTCAGCGACCCAGAAACGACCCGAAGCACGCGCGAGTACATGTCCACCTTCGTCAACGGCCGGTACGTCAGTTCGCCGGTCGTCCGCGAGGCGGTCCTCTCGGCCTACGGCGGCCAACTCTCCGCGGAGCGCTACCCCTTCGCGGTCCTCTTCGTGGAGGTCCCCCCGAACGAGGTCGATGTAAACGTCCACCCGCGCAAGATGGAATGTCGGTGGAGCGACGAGAGCGCGGTCAAAAACGCCGTCGAGAGTGCAGTCGAGGACGCCCTGCTCGACCACGGACTCGTTCGCTCGTCGGCCCCGCGCGGCCGGAGCGCGCCAGACGAGGCCAGCATCGCGCCCGAGTGCGAGAGCAAGAGCAACGAGGAGCGCGAGACCCAAGCGAAACTCGTGGACGCCGACGAACGCGAGCAGGCCACGCTGGACGAGCGTCCGGACACGGAGAGCGCGACGGCGAAATCGGTCGAGAGAACTACGGACCCCGACGAGTCGAGTTCTGGGGCACATTCGGACGCGGTGGAGGCAGGACGCCGCGATAGCGGGGCGACGACCGGGACGACTTCGGTCGGCGGCGAGACGGCGGGCGACACCACCGAGACCGCTACCGGGACCACCGACACCGCCGAGACGGCCACGACGACTCCCGCGAGTTCCGACACCGAGAGAACTGCGCGGACGGCCACCGACGCGACCGCCAACACCGCCGACCCGACCGGAACCGCGACCGACGCCGACCGGAAGTTCGCGGCACCGACCGAGTCCGGGACGTTGGCGGGCGAGACCACAGAGGACCCCGAGTTCGACACCCTGCCCCGGATGCGGATTCTCGGCCAACTCCACGACACCTACGTCGTCGCCGAGACTCCCGATGGACTGGTGCTGGTGGACCAGCACGCGGCCGACGAGCGAGTCAACTACGAGCGACTGCGCGCGGAGTTCGCCGACGACTCGACCACCCAGATGCTCGCCCGGCCCGCCGAGTTGGAGTTGACCGCGGGCGAGGCCGCCGTCTTTGAGGAGTACCGCGAGGCGCTGGAACGACTCGGGTTCCGCGCCGAGCGAAAGGACGAGCGCGACGCTGGAAGCGCGCAGAACGACGGAGCGAGCGACGGCGAGGACGAACCCGCGAGCGGCCGCACCGTCGTCGTCCGGACCGCGCCGACCGTGCTGGACGAGACGCTGGACCCCGCACTCCTCCGGGACGCGCTCGGAGAGTTCGTCTCGACGAACCCCGACGACCGCGGCGAGACGGTGGAAGCGGTCGCCGACGACCTGCTCGCGGATTTGGCGTGCTACCCATCGATTACCGGGAACACATCCTTGCGGGAGGGGTCGGTCGTGGAACTGCTCGCGGCGCTGGACGACTGCGAGAACCCCTACGCCTGCCCGCACGGGCGACCGGTGATAATCGAGTTCGGCGAGAAGGAGATAGAAGACCGGTTCGAGCGCGACTATCCGGGGCACGCGGGGCGGCGCGGAGAGGAATAA
- a CDS encoding metallophosphoesterase family protein translates to MKFILSDTHFDHRNIINYCDRPYDSVERMNDALVANWNATVGEDDDVIFLGDLTMANDFGVFASWV, encoded by the coding sequence GTGAAGTTCATCCTCTCCGACACGCACTTCGACCACCGAAACATCATCAACTACTGCGACCGACCGTACGACTCGGTCGAACGGATGAACGACGCGCTCGTGGCCAACTGGAACGCCACCGTCGGCGAGGACGACGACGTGATTTTCCTCGGCGACCTCACGATGGCGAACGACTTCGGCGTATTCGCGTCGTGGGTGTAG
- a CDS encoding metallophosphoesterase family protein: MPTLDGVDIRETYQFEYEGVPFYCVHDPDDAPTNWRGWVLHGHHHNNWPDRFPFVNPDERRVNLSVELIDYTPLGLPTLLDCITRFTWLDRLLDDASLFVGS, from the coding sequence ATGCCCACGCTCGACGGGGTCGATATACGCGAGACCTATCAATTCGAGTACGAAGGCGTCCCGTTCTACTGCGTCCATGACCCCGACGACGCGCCGACCAACTGGCGCGGGTGGGTCCTCCACGGACACCACCACAACAACTGGCCCGACCGGTTTCCGTTCGTCAATCCGGACGAGCGCCGCGTCAACCTCTCGGTCGAACTGATAGACTACACACCCCTCGGTCTCCCGACGCTACTCGACTGCATCACTCGATTCACATGGCTTGACCGACTCCTTGACGACGCGAGTCTGTTCGTCGGTTCGTAA
- the acs gene encoding acetate--CoA ligase has translation MPEKHDTELEARLEDQERFVPPESFVEQANVSDDAVYERFEEEWPECWEGAADLLDWNESYDEVLDDSNPPFYEWFTGGELNASANCIDRHLDERGDEAAIEWVGEPTDENNRTYTYEELHREVNEFAAALRDRGVQEDDVVTLYMPMVPELPIAMLACARIGAPHSVVFAGFSADALATRMNAADSEYLVTCDGYYRRGDPLEHKAKADEGLSGVEHEVSDVVVVDRLGDDYDHPMGENHTAYADLVAEHEGAEVEPVARDAEDMLFLMYTSGTTGEPKGVKHTTGGYLAWSAWTSQAALDIKPEDTYFCSADIGWITGHSYIVYGPLALGTTTMMYEGTPDYPEKDRLWDIVETYEADQLYTAPTAIRAFMKWGPEYPDKHDLSSLRLLGTVGEPINPKAWKWYYKHIGGEDCPIVDTWWQTETGGMMVTTLPGVKDMKPGSAGPPLPGVDAQIVNAQGEEVEPGEAGYLTVQKPWPGMLRTLYNNDERYVQEYWAEYSDTDSDDPDDWVYFPEDGAKIDEDGYITVLGRVDDVLNVSGHRLGTMEIESAIVGVEGVAEAAVVGGDHEMKGEAVYAYVITEDGYDEDDEMRDRIVEGVEDGIGPIARPEEVVFTPELPKTRSGKIMRRLLEDVANGEDLGDTSTLRNPEVVREIEAKVGDD, from the coding sequence ATGCCGGAAAAACACGATACCGAACTCGAAGCCCGACTGGAAGATCAAGAGCGATTCGTCCCGCCCGAATCGTTCGTCGAGCAGGCGAACGTCTCCGACGACGCCGTCTACGAGCGGTTCGAGGAGGAGTGGCCCGAGTGCTGGGAGGGAGCCGCGGACCTCCTCGACTGGAACGAATCGTACGACGAGGTGCTGGACGACTCGAACCCGCCGTTCTACGAGTGGTTCACGGGCGGAGAGCTGAACGCCTCGGCGAACTGTATCGACCGGCATCTGGACGAGCGCGGCGACGAGGCGGCCATCGAGTGGGTCGGCGAACCGACCGACGAGAACAACCGGACCTACACCTACGAGGAGCTACACCGCGAGGTCAACGAGTTCGCGGCCGCGCTCCGTGACCGAGGCGTGCAAGAGGACGATGTGGTGACGCTCTACATGCCGATGGTACCGGAGCTACCCATCGCCATGCTCGCCTGTGCGCGCATCGGCGCGCCCCACTCGGTCGTGTTCGCGGGCTTCTCCGCCGACGCGCTCGCTACGCGGATGAACGCCGCCGACTCGGAGTATCTCGTCACCTGCGACGGCTACTACCGCCGCGGCGACCCCCTCGAACACAAGGCGAAGGCCGACGAGGGGCTGTCGGGCGTCGAGCACGAAGTCAGCGACGTGGTGGTCGTTGACCGCCTCGGCGACGACTACGACCATCCGATGGGCGAGAACCACACCGCCTACGCCGACCTCGTGGCCGAACACGAGGGCGCGGAGGTCGAACCGGTCGCGCGCGACGCCGAGGACATGCTCTTTTTGATGTATACTTCGGGGACCACGGGCGAACCGAAGGGCGTCAAGCACACGACCGGCGGCTACCTCGCGTGGAGCGCGTGGACCTCCCAAGCCGCGCTGGACATCAAGCCCGAAGACACGTACTTCTGCTCGGCGGACATCGGGTGGATTACGGGCCACTCCTACATCGTCTACGGGCCGCTCGCGCTCGGGACGACGACGATGATGTACGAGGGCACGCCCGACTACCCGGAGAAAGACCGCCTCTGGGACATCGTGGAGACCTACGAGGCCGACCAACTCTACACCGCGCCGACGGCGATTCGGGCGTTCATGAAGTGGGGTCCGGAGTACCCCGACAAGCACGACCTGTCGAGTCTGCGCCTGCTCGGGACCGTCGGCGAACCAATCAACCCGAAGGCGTGGAAGTGGTACTACAAGCACATCGGTGGCGAGGACTGCCCCATCGTGGACACATGGTGGCAGACCGAGACCGGCGGGATGATGGTCACGACGCTCCCCGGCGTGAAGGACATGAAGCCGGGCAGTGCAGGACCGCCGCTCCCCGGCGTAGACGCCCAAATCGTGAACGCGCAGGGCGAGGAGGTCGAACCCGGCGAAGCGGGCTATCTGACGGTCCAGAAGCCGTGGCCGGGGATGCTCCGGACGCTCTACAACAACGACGAGCGATACGTTCAGGAATACTGGGCGGAGTATTCGGACACCGACAGCGACGACCCCGACGACTGGGTGTACTTCCCGGAGGACGGCGCGAAGATAGACGAGGACGGCTACATCACGGTTCTCGGGCGCGTTGACGACGTACTCAACGTCTCGGGCCACCGCCTCGGCACGATGGAAATCGAATCTGCCATCGTCGGCGTCGAAGGCGTCGCCGAGGCCGCCGTCGTCGGCGGCGACCACGAGATGAAGGGTGAGGCGGTCTACGCCTACGTCATCACCGAGGACGGCTACGACGAAGACGACGAGATGCGCGACCGAATCGTGGAGGGCGTCGAGGACGGAATCGGTCCCATCGCGCGCCCCGAAGAGGTCGTCTTCACGCCCGAACTCCCCAAGACTCGCTCCGGCAAAATCATGCGCAGACTGCTCGAAGACGTTGCCAACGGCGAAGACCTCGGTGACACGTCCACACTCCGGAACCCCGAGGTCGTCCGGGAGATAGAGGCGAAGGTCGGCGACGACTGA
- a CDS encoding bacterio-opsin activator domain-containing protein — protein sequence MSADSRDDYLTTAEFERLRRRAETYREDLVVALAGRVGLRAAEIPRIRPADLRERERGGRSHFLLTVPESDDVRESGDPRERDADIREAYVPRAVAHDLRKFANATDVGQRDPLVDVSPRRVQMLVGEVADRTADLRDVTCRDLRQHFARRLLAEEGVPPRVVAAVGGWASVQSLAPYLEDPTPAEVVDAFADDARSAAPRRTGPPRSDHRADARSDDLLACAGELGEALADASTTEDAERVACERLADAYRAVWVCDEDGTVRASAAPEGTDGVPADALRGTDLPDESASEAATVDSVPGGPLARCSVAVAPLRSSETVHGLLCVAHDSFSSADRTFLADAGRRVGRTVTAIARKQLLLADTGVELSLRTTDGGVFLVGASADLGCRFELEGVVPVEDSLLYFVTARGAAVGDVLERVADADAVDDARLIRDYGDGALFEFAVSGESVAPMLVERGGTVRELSAEGGVADVSGVFSRRVDVRRVVEAVESAFPETDLRSKRDIEEPVRSAATVQQTVRDRITDRQRSVLRAAYLAGYFEWPRGSTAEELAASMGVSSPTLHNHLRKAQQKVLDAVFDDPDTRGATEFSAGATDGLDAGRH from the coding sequence ATGTCCGCCGACTCGCGCGACGACTACCTGACCACCGCGGAGTTCGAGCGGCTTCGGCGACGCGCCGAGACGTACCGCGAGGACCTCGTGGTCGCGCTCGCCGGGCGCGTCGGTCTCCGGGCCGCGGAGATACCCCGAATCCGGCCCGCGGACCTCCGGGAGCGAGAGCGCGGCGGTCGGAGCCACTTCCTACTCACGGTGCCCGAGAGCGACGACGTGCGCGAAAGCGGGGACCCGCGCGAAAGGGACGCCGACATCCGCGAGGCGTACGTCCCGCGGGCGGTCGCTCACGACCTCCGGAAGTTCGCCAACGCCACCGACGTTGGCCAGCGCGACCCCCTCGTGGACGTGTCGCCCCGGCGCGTCCAGATGCTCGTCGGCGAGGTGGCCGACCGGACCGCCGACCTGCGGGACGTGACCTGTCGGGACCTCCGCCAGCATTTTGCGCGGCGACTGCTCGCCGAGGAGGGCGTCCCGCCCCGCGTCGTCGCGGCCGTCGGCGGGTGGGCGAGCGTCCAGAGTCTCGCGCCGTACCTTGAGGACCCCACGCCCGCGGAGGTCGTTGACGCCTTCGCCGACGACGCCCGAAGCGCTGCGCCTCGGCGGACAGGCCCGCCTCGGAGCGACCACCGCGCCGACGCGCGAAGCGACGACTTGCTCGCGTGCGCTGGCGAACTCGGCGAGGCGCTGGCGGACGCTTCGACAACCGAGGACGCCGAGCGCGTCGCCTGCGAACGCCTCGCCGACGCCTATCGGGCGGTCTGGGTCTGCGACGAAGACGGGACGGTCCGGGCGAGCGCCGCGCCGGAGGGCACCGACGGCGTGCCCGCCGACGCGCTACGGGGGACCGACTTGCCGGACGAGAGCGCGAGCGAGGCCGCGACGGTTGATTCCGTACCGGGCGGCCCGCTGGCGCGGTGTTCGGTCGCGGTCGCGCCGCTTCGGTCGAGCGAGACCGTCCACGGCCTGCTCTGTGTCGCCCACGACTCGTTCTCGTCGGCCGACCGGACGTTTCTCGCGGACGCCGGGCGGCGCGTCGGCCGGACCGTCACCGCAATCGCGCGCAAGCAGTTGCTCTTGGCCGACACGGGCGTCGAACTCTCGCTCCGGACGACCGACGGCGGGGTCTTCCTCGTGGGGGCGTCTGCGGATTTGGGCTGTCGATTCGAACTCGAAGGCGTCGTCCCCGTCGAGGACTCGCTACTCTACTTCGTCACCGCGAGGGGTGCCGCGGTCGGGGACGTGCTGGAGCGAGTCGCGGACGCGGACGCCGTGGACGACGCCCGCCTCATCCGGGACTACGGCGACGGCGCGCTCTTCGAGTTCGCCGTCTCCGGCGAGTCCGTCGCGCCGATGCTGGTCGAGCGCGGCGGCACGGTCCGCGAGTTGTCGGCCGAGGGCGGCGTCGCCGACGTGTCCGGGGTCTTCTCGCGGCGCGTGGACGTGCGCCGCGTCGTAGAGGCCGTCGAGTCGGCGTTCCCCGAGACCGACCTGCGCTCGAAGCGCGACATCGAGGAACCGGTCCGGAGCGCGGCCACGGTCCAGCAGACGGTTCGGGACCGAATCACCGACCGCCAGCGGAGCGTCCTCCGGGCGGCCTACCTCGCGGGCTACTTCGAGTGGCCCCGCGGGAGTACCGCCGAGGAACTCGCGGCCTCGATGGGCGTCTCGTCGCCGACGCTCCACAACCACCTCCGGAAGGCCCAGCAGAAGGTGCTGGACGCGGTGTTCGACGACCCCGACACGCGCGGGGCGACGGAGTTCAGCGCGGGAGCGACCGACGGACTCGACGCCGGTAGACACTAG